Proteins from one Pygocentrus nattereri isolate fPygNat1 chromosome 16, fPygNat1.pri, whole genome shotgun sequence genomic window:
- the rbm14a gene encoding RNA-binding protein 14a gives MDNSNAVKLFVGNLALETTQDDLIALFAPYGEVETITLLRQFAFVHLQGEGAADRAIHDLNGREFHGRNLVVEESRGRPLNSIKVFVGNLSALCTADDLHELFSRFGNVLECDKVKTKLSSSAGYAFVHMERKEDAEKAIEALHGTSFKGRPLSVELSKIQQTKPAAASKVPCARCGIQGHFAGECPTRPPMEHHQSQAAVLAAAAAAAAGLPIQVQQSVHNSFFNTTSSDPTYAALKGLTEGSGSDGKPVSAAVYGALASQVYGTVVDQVLGSPSSQGADPAAGEAPSAAAAVNPAYGANSSLYSSPAYGTMGGGESDPQAIFEAARARFIEQGQQVLAEQQAITKSERDRSPVRRSAPLLPDPVPQPLSQARPKRRALLPTPPGGPELPSAKDGDPISRCYAEYYQQYQQYQQYQQYQQYQQYNYYYPPPPPPPPPPMPVMPMPPSGPMDGHHLAAPGTTESPRAYEPPPTHKEPLLRHPDYSHLHTPEPPYR, from the exons ATGGACAACAGCAACGCGGTGAAGCTCTTTGTTGGGAATCTGGCGTTGGAAACAACACAAGATGACCTTATAGCGCTTTTTGCCCCTTACGGAGAGGTGGAGACGATTACTTTACTGAGGCAGTTTGCCTTTGTCCATCTGCAGGGAGAAGGGGCTGCTGACCGTGCCATCCATGATCTGAATGGTCGAGAGTTTCATGGTCGCAACCTCGTAGTTGAAGAGTCCCGAGGGAGGCCCCTCAACTCTATCAAAGTATTTGTGGGGAACCTGAGTGCTTTGTGCACTGCTGACGACCTGCATGAACTGTTCTCTCGTTTTGGAAACGTCTTGGAGTGTGACAAAGTAAAAA CCAAGCTCTCTTCCTCAGCAGGCTACGCTTTTGTGCACATGGAACGCAAagaagatgcagagaaagccaTTGAGGCTCTTCATGGGACCTCATTCAAGGGCCGCCCACTCTCTGTGGAGCTCTCAAAAATTCAGCAGACAAAGCCAGCAGCCGCATCCAAGGTCCCTTGTGCACGTTGTGGGATACAGGGCCATTTTGCAGGAGAGTGCCCCACCAGGCCTCCCATGGAGCACCATCAGAGTCAGGCAGCAGTActggctgctgcagctgctgcagctgctggacTTCCCATACAAGTACAACAGAGTGTGCACAACTCTTTCTTCAACACCACAAGCTCTGACCCAACATACGCAGCCCTAAAGGGCCTGACTGAAGGCAGCGGATCAGATGGCAAACCAGTTAGTGCTGCGGTCTATGGTGCCTTGGCAAGTCAAGTGTACGGCACTGTTGTTGACCAGGTCTTAGGTTCACCAAGCAGCCAGGGTGCAGACCCTGCTGCAGGAGAAGCCCCAtcagcagctgctgctgtgaACCCTGCTTATGGTGCGAACTCCTCCCTTTATTCTAGCCCAGCCTATGGGACCATGGGAGGGGGAGAGTCTGACCCTCAGGCCATCTTTGAAGCAGCTCGGGCGCGTTTTATTGAGCAGGGCCAGCAGGTGCTGGCTGAGCAGCAGGCCATTACCAAATCAGAACGGGATCGTAGCCCAGTGAGACGCTCGGCTCCACTTTTGCCGGACCCGGTTCCTCAGCCCCTCTCCCAGGCAAGACCCAAACGCCGTGCCCTGCTTCCCACCCCTCCTGGTGGACCAGAGCTGCCTTCAGCTAAAGATGGAGACCCTATTTCAAG GTGCTATGCGGAGTACTACCAGCAGTACCAGCAGTACCAACAGTACCAGCAGTATCAGCAGTATCAACAGTACAACTACTACTATCCGCCACCACCGCCGCCTCCACCACCCCCGATGCCTGTAATGCCCATGCCACCTTCAGGCCCGATGGATGGCCATCACTTGGCTGCCCCTGGAACCACCGAATCTCCAAGAGCGTATGAGCCGCCACCAACACACAAGGAGCCCCTCCTCCGCCATCCTGACTACTCCCACCTCCACACGCCAGAGCCCCCTTACCGATAG
- the rin1a gene encoding ras and Rab interactor 2 isoform X2, which yields MQEDPVYDYPDPQPVGERRACPQRGSLKSISVLDRLLLTYPVWLQLSINSATALHILQREPPGSFLVRKSSTSQKKMLCVRLADDSMPSFVKQFVIREKDSTFSLESSAISFPDLCRLIAFYCVSRDVLPFTLELPEAIAKASSHKQLESISHMGVEFWSSQLNFRGPRNGPPPVPDAPINPDPTPNPTPKECTSSTSTSLTLFQEFCPIQTRSPSELDLGAGQGALCFINPLFLQEHPVRGAMHKRHHFKRSFKAEAIHTSEKAEEKTEPDEADSDYLQPCPALLKKGSAMVIPTLSPTVEEDDYQLPKAFLQAGKKMEKEEEEEDVAVGLILEQRSAPSLSELDSSSSLSSLDETEESPERPSLTRGTSNPIIPSPRPPRQSVSALRKMSAAFVSFFVPGKRVARLVEDLSRDRCTAFGTLVQDFLREQREALKPQSLTSAVDLLQVVRLFINQAKAFLLECGELEPPIETLVPEDEKDQTLEKAMFRCVLKPLKAQIYAALHTLHERDGTSKRMAESMRRAREKSPCDLFGVQVAVPDVQGIEKIKRKLSLMKCAYSPIDKVHLLLQICKLIYKAMKNNTAQEFGADDFLPALSYVIVQCNMPELFLEVEYMMELLETPWLTGEGGYYLTSVYASLSHIQSEPETVPQSGLTQQVRESLKEWSHRRSSEAKNQKDRNLQQRFVKVLFQDGECSLVKTLQWKAGVSGEALSQLCAVKFGVDQPEEYGLYWRSEGELMPLPSDAQFQDLQGLGTSSAPFIYQHSSQDMKSRKLTRGGALDLSAEAS from the exons ATGCAGGAAGACCCTGTGTACGATTATCCAGACCCCCAGCCAGTGGGGGAGAGGCGGGCATGTCCTCAGAGAGGCTCTCTGAAGAGCATCAGTGTGCTGGATCGCCTGCTGCTTACATACCCTGTGTGGCTCCAGCTGTCCATCAACTCAGCCACAGCCCTTCACATCCTGCAGCGCGAGCCCCCCGGG AGCTTCCTGGTGCGAAAGTCCAGCACATCACAGAAGAAAATGCTGTGTGTCAGGCTGGCAGATGACAGCATGCCGTCTTTTGTCAAGCAGTTTGTCATCCGAGAGAAGGACTCAA CCTTCTCCTTGGAGAGCTCAGCTATCAGTTTTCCAGATCTCTGCCGACTCATTGCCTTCTATTGTGTTAGCCG GGATGTTCTTCCCTTTACGCTGGAGTTACCAGAAGCCATAGCCAAGGCTTCATCCCACAAGCAGCTTGAATCCATCTCTCATATGGGTGTGG AGTTCTGGAGTTCGCAGTTGAATTTCCGTGGTCCTCGTAATGGTCCTCCACCAGTGCCTGATGCACCCATAAATCCAGATCCTACTCCAAATCCCACCCCAAAAGAATGCACCTCGTCTACAAGCACAAGCTTGACCTTGTTCCAGGAGTTCTGCCCGATTCAAACACGAAGTCCCTCTGAGCTTGATCTGGGGGCAGGCCAGGGGGCTTTGTGCTTTATAAATCCACTTTTTCTGCAAGAGCACCCTGTCCGCGGCGCCATGCATAAACGGCATCACTTCAAACGTAGCTTTAAG GCTGAAGCAATCCACACCAGTGAGAAAgctgaagagaaaacagaaccTGACGAGGCAGATTCAGACTATCTGCAGCCTTGTCCTGCCCTGCTGAAGAAGGGCTCTGCTATGGTcatccccactctctctcctactgtagaggaggatgaCTACCAGTTGCCCAAAGCTTTTCTGCAG GCTGgtaaaaaaatggagaaagaggaggaagaagaggatgTGGCAGTAGGACTGATCCTGGAACAAAGGTCTGCCCCGTCCCTCAGTGAGCTGGACAGCAGCAGCTCTCTTAGCAGTTTAGATGAGACAGAAGAGTCTCCTGAACGTCCTTCCCTAACGCGGGGCACCAGTAACCCAATCATCCCCTCACCTCGTCCTCCCCGCCAGTCGGTTTCTGCACTGCGCAAGATGAGCGCAGCCTTTGTGTCCTTTTTTGTGCCAGGAAAGCGAGTCGCAAGGCTAGTGGAGGATCTTTCTCGTGACAGGTGTACAGCGTTTGGAACCCTTGTTCAGGACTTCTTGAGGGAGCAGAGGGAGGCGCTGAAACCGCAGTCTTTGACATCTGCTGTGGATCTGCTGCAGGTTGTGCGTCTCTTTATCAACCAAGCTAAGGCCTTTCTCCTGGAGTGTGGAGAACTTGAGCCCCCGATTGAGACCCTAGTACCTGAAGATGAGAAAG ATCAGACACTGGAAAAAGCCATGTTCCGCTGTGTACTAAAGCCTCTGAAAGCACAGATTTATGCAGCACTCCACACCTTGCATGAGCGCGACGGCACCTCTAAGAGGATGGCTGAGAGTATGCGGAGAGCCAGAGAGAAGTCACCCTGTGACCTTTTCGGTGTGCAAGTGGCTGTTCCGGATGTCCAGGGCATAGAGAAGATAAAGCGGAAACTGTCTCTCATGAAATGTGCATATTCACCCATTGACAAAGTACATTTGCTCCTGCAGATCTGTAAGCTCATCTATAAAGCCATGAAAAATAATACAG CACAGGAATTTGGAGCAGATGACTTCTTGCCAGCTCTTTCCTACGTGATAGTGCAGTGCAACATGCCTGAGCTTTTTCTGGAGGTGGAGTACATGATGGAGCTGTTAGAAACGCCTTGGCTCACAGGAGAGG GTGGATACTATCTGACCAGTGTTTATGCCAGCCTCAGTCATATCCAGAGTGAGCCTGAGACTGTACCGCAGAGTGGACTCACCCAACAGGTCAGGGAATCACTGAAGGAATGGAGCCACCGCCGTAGCAGTGAGGCCAAGAATCAGAAAGACAGAAACTTGCAACAG AGGTTTGTAAAGGTGCTCTTCCAGGATGGAGAGTGTAGCTTGGTGAAGACACTGCAGTGGAAGGCAGGGGTCAGTGGAGAGGCTTTGTCACAACTTTGCGCTGTCAAGTTTGGAGTGGACCAGCCAGAGGAGTATGGCCTGTACTGGAGAAGTGAAGGAGAACTGATGCCACTGccttctgatgctcagtttcaGGACTTACAGGGATTGGGCACCAGTAGTGCTCCCTTCATTTATCAACACTCCAGTCAGGATATGAAGTCCCGCAAGCTCACAAGAGGGGGTGCTTTGGACCTCTCTGCAGAAGCCTCATAA
- the rin1a gene encoding ras and Rab interactor 2 isoform X1 has protein sequence MQEDPVYDYPDPQPVGERRACPQRGSLKSISVLDRLLLTYPVWLQLSINSATALHILQREPPGSFLVRKSSTSQKKMLCVRLADDSMPSFVKQFVIREKDSTFSLESSAISFPDLCRLIAFYCVSRDVLPFTLELPEAIAKASSHKQLESISHMGVEFWSSQLNFRGPRNGPPPVPDAPINPDPTPNPTPKECTSSTSTSLTLFQEFCPIQTRSPSELDLGAGQGALCFINPLFLQEHPVRGAMHKRHHFKRSFKVRVSTENSSSLSPPVSPPPPPPLLAKAKSKGMSVPQAEAIHTSEKAEEKTEPDEADSDYLQPCPALLKKGSAMVIPTLSPTVEEDDYQLPKAFLQAGKKMEKEEEEEDVAVGLILEQRSAPSLSELDSSSSLSSLDETEESPERPSLTRGTSNPIIPSPRPPRQSVSALRKMSAAFVSFFVPGKRVARLVEDLSRDRCTAFGTLVQDFLREQREALKPQSLTSAVDLLQVVRLFINQAKAFLLECGELEPPIETLVPEDEKDQTLEKAMFRCVLKPLKAQIYAALHTLHERDGTSKRMAESMRRAREKSPCDLFGVQVAVPDVQGIEKIKRKLSLMKCAYSPIDKVHLLLQICKLIYKAMKNNTAQEFGADDFLPALSYVIVQCNMPELFLEVEYMMELLETPWLTGEGGYYLTSVYASLSHIQSEPETVPQSGLTQQVRESLKEWSHRRSSEAKNQKDRNLQQRFVKVLFQDGECSLVKTLQWKAGVSGEALSQLCAVKFGVDQPEEYGLYWRSEGELMPLPSDAQFQDLQGLGTSSAPFIYQHSSQDMKSRKLTRGGALDLSAEAS, from the exons ATGCAGGAAGACCCTGTGTACGATTATCCAGACCCCCAGCCAGTGGGGGAGAGGCGGGCATGTCCTCAGAGAGGCTCTCTGAAGAGCATCAGTGTGCTGGATCGCCTGCTGCTTACATACCCTGTGTGGCTCCAGCTGTCCATCAACTCAGCCACAGCCCTTCACATCCTGCAGCGCGAGCCCCCCGGG AGCTTCCTGGTGCGAAAGTCCAGCACATCACAGAAGAAAATGCTGTGTGTCAGGCTGGCAGATGACAGCATGCCGTCTTTTGTCAAGCAGTTTGTCATCCGAGAGAAGGACTCAA CCTTCTCCTTGGAGAGCTCAGCTATCAGTTTTCCAGATCTCTGCCGACTCATTGCCTTCTATTGTGTTAGCCG GGATGTTCTTCCCTTTACGCTGGAGTTACCAGAAGCCATAGCCAAGGCTTCATCCCACAAGCAGCTTGAATCCATCTCTCATATGGGTGTGG AGTTCTGGAGTTCGCAGTTGAATTTCCGTGGTCCTCGTAATGGTCCTCCACCAGTGCCTGATGCACCCATAAATCCAGATCCTACTCCAAATCCCACCCCAAAAGAATGCACCTCGTCTACAAGCACAAGCTTGACCTTGTTCCAGGAGTTCTGCCCGATTCAAACACGAAGTCCCTCTGAGCTTGATCTGGGGGCAGGCCAGGGGGCTTTGTGCTTTATAAATCCACTTTTTCTGCAAGAGCACCCTGTCCGCGGCGCCATGCATAAACGGCATCACTTCAAACGTAGCTTTAAGGTTCGTGTCTCCACTGAAAACTCAAGCTCACTCTCACCACCTGTctccccaccaccacctccaccactgCTTGCAAAAGCCAAGAGTAAAGGAATGTCTGTGCCGCAGGCTGAAGCAATCCACACCAGTGAGAAAgctgaagagaaaacagaaccTGACGAGGCAGATTCAGACTATCTGCAGCCTTGTCCTGCCCTGCTGAAGAAGGGCTCTGCTATGGTcatccccactctctctcctactgtagaggaggatgaCTACCAGTTGCCCAAAGCTTTTCTGCAG GCTGgtaaaaaaatggagaaagaggaggaagaagaggatgTGGCAGTAGGACTGATCCTGGAACAAAGGTCTGCCCCGTCCCTCAGTGAGCTGGACAGCAGCAGCTCTCTTAGCAGTTTAGATGAGACAGAAGAGTCTCCTGAACGTCCTTCCCTAACGCGGGGCACCAGTAACCCAATCATCCCCTCACCTCGTCCTCCCCGCCAGTCGGTTTCTGCACTGCGCAAGATGAGCGCAGCCTTTGTGTCCTTTTTTGTGCCAGGAAAGCGAGTCGCAAGGCTAGTGGAGGATCTTTCTCGTGACAGGTGTACAGCGTTTGGAACCCTTGTTCAGGACTTCTTGAGGGAGCAGAGGGAGGCGCTGAAACCGCAGTCTTTGACATCTGCTGTGGATCTGCTGCAGGTTGTGCGTCTCTTTATCAACCAAGCTAAGGCCTTTCTCCTGGAGTGTGGAGAACTTGAGCCCCCGATTGAGACCCTAGTACCTGAAGATGAGAAAG ATCAGACACTGGAAAAAGCCATGTTCCGCTGTGTACTAAAGCCTCTGAAAGCACAGATTTATGCAGCACTCCACACCTTGCATGAGCGCGACGGCACCTCTAAGAGGATGGCTGAGAGTATGCGGAGAGCCAGAGAGAAGTCACCCTGTGACCTTTTCGGTGTGCAAGTGGCTGTTCCGGATGTCCAGGGCATAGAGAAGATAAAGCGGAAACTGTCTCTCATGAAATGTGCATATTCACCCATTGACAAAGTACATTTGCTCCTGCAGATCTGTAAGCTCATCTATAAAGCCATGAAAAATAATACAG CACAGGAATTTGGAGCAGATGACTTCTTGCCAGCTCTTTCCTACGTGATAGTGCAGTGCAACATGCCTGAGCTTTTTCTGGAGGTGGAGTACATGATGGAGCTGTTAGAAACGCCTTGGCTCACAGGAGAGG GTGGATACTATCTGACCAGTGTTTATGCCAGCCTCAGTCATATCCAGAGTGAGCCTGAGACTGTACCGCAGAGTGGACTCACCCAACAGGTCAGGGAATCACTGAAGGAATGGAGCCACCGCCGTAGCAGTGAGGCCAAGAATCAGAAAGACAGAAACTTGCAACAG AGGTTTGTAAAGGTGCTCTTCCAGGATGGAGAGTGTAGCTTGGTGAAGACACTGCAGTGGAAGGCAGGGGTCAGTGGAGAGGCTTTGTCACAACTTTGCGCTGTCAAGTTTGGAGTGGACCAGCCAGAGGAGTATGGCCTGTACTGGAGAAGTGAAGGAGAACTGATGCCACTGccttctgatgctcagtttcaGGACTTACAGGGATTGGGCACCAGTAGTGCTCCCTTCATTTATCAACACTCCAGTCAGGATATGAAGTCCCGCAAGCTCACAAGAGGGGGTGCTTTGGACCTCTCTGCAGAAGCCTCATAA